In a single window of the Flavobacterium ammoniigenes genome:
- the rpmI gene encoding 50S ribosomal protein L35 → MPKMKTKSSAKKRFKVTGSGKIKRKHAFKSHILTKKSKKRKLALTHSALVHQSDEKSIKQQLRII, encoded by the coding sequence ATGCCTAAAATGAAAACCAAATCTAGCGCCAAGAAACGATTTAAAGTTACTGGTTCTGGAAAGATTAAAAGAAAGCATGCTTTTAAAAGTCACATCTTGACTAAAAAATCTAAAAAACGTAAATTAGCTTTGACACACTCAGCGTTAGTTCACCAATCAGATGAAAAAAGCATCAAACAACAATTAAGAATTATATAA
- the thrS gene encoding threonine--tRNA ligase produces MIKITLPDGSVKEFAAGITPMDVAKSISEGLARNVISASFNGTTVETVTPLTTDGSLVLFTWNDEGGKKAFWHSTSHVMAQVLEEMYPGIKLTLGPAIANGFYYDVDFEDHKITDADFKKIEDRVLEISRDKHEFKLRPVTKAEALEVYKDNVYKTELISNLEDGTITFCDHSTFTDLCRGGHIPNTGIIKAMKVMSVAGAYWRGDEKNKQLTRVYGISFPKQKDLTEYLELLEEAKRRDHRKLGKELELFAFSSKVGQGLPLWLPKGAALRDRLEQFLKRAQKKAGYEQVVTPHIGQKELYVTSGHYAKYGADSFQPINTPAEGEEFLLKPMNCPHHCEIYNVRPWSYKDLPKRYAEFGTVYRYEQSGELHGLTRVRGFTQDDAHIFCTPEQLDEEFKKVIDLVLYVFGSLGFENFTAQISLRDQENRDKYIGSDENWEKAENAIINAARDKGLNTVVEYGEAAFYGPKLDFMVKDALGRQWQLGTIQVDYNLPERFDLTYKGSDDQLHRPVMIHRAPFGSMERFIAILLEHTAGNFPLWLMPEQAIILSLSEKYEIYAKKVLDLLENHEIRALIDNRNETIGKKIRDAEMQKTPFMLIVGEEEEKNGTISIRRHGQEGKGNITVTIEEFAAIVTEEINKTLKVFTV; encoded by the coding sequence ATGATTAAGATTACTTTACCCGATGGGTCTGTGAAAGAATTTGCAGCTGGGATTACCCCAATGGACGTTGCAAAAAGCATTAGCGAAGGATTGGCTAGAAATGTTATTTCTGCATCATTCAATGGTACTACCGTTGAAACCGTTACGCCTTTGACCACAGATGGTAGTCTTGTTCTTTTTACTTGGAATGACGAAGGAGGAAAAAAAGCCTTTTGGCACTCTACTTCTCACGTGATGGCGCAGGTTTTAGAAGAAATGTATCCAGGAATCAAATTGACTCTTGGACCTGCAATCGCTAACGGATTTTATTATGATGTTGATTTCGAAGATCATAAAATTACAGATGCCGATTTCAAAAAAATTGAAGACCGCGTTTTAGAAATTTCAAGAGACAAACACGAATTCAAATTGCGTCCTGTGACTAAGGCAGAAGCGCTTGAAGTATACAAAGACAATGTCTACAAAACCGAATTAATTTCGAACCTAGAAGACGGAACGATTACTTTTTGTGATCACTCTACTTTCACTGATTTATGTCGTGGAGGTCATATTCCAAACACTGGAATTATCAAGGCCATGAAAGTGATGAGCGTTGCTGGTGCGTATTGGAGAGGTGATGAAAAAAACAAACAGTTAACTCGAGTGTACGGAATTTCATTCCCAAAGCAAAAAGATTTGACTGAATACCTAGAATTATTGGAAGAGGCCAAACGTCGTGACCACAGAAAACTAGGAAAAGAATTGGAATTGTTTGCTTTTTCATCTAAAGTGGGGCAAGGTTTGCCTTTATGGTTGCCTAAAGGCGCTGCTTTGCGTGATCGTTTAGAACAATTTTTGAAAAGAGCACAGAAAAAAGCAGGTTACGAACAAGTAGTTACACCCCATATTGGTCAAAAAGAATTGTACGTAACTTCAGGGCACTATGCGAAGTATGGTGCTGATAGTTTTCAACCCATCAACACGCCAGCCGAAGGTGAAGAGTTTTTGTTGAAACCTATGAACTGTCCTCACCACTGTGAGATTTACAATGTGCGTCCTTGGTCGTACAAAGATTTACCAAAGCGTTATGCTGAATTTGGAACCGTATACCGTTACGAACAAAGTGGCGAATTACACGGTTTAACTCGTGTTAGAGGATTTACTCAAGACGATGCACACATTTTCTGTACGCCAGAACAATTGGACGAAGAATTCAAAAAAGTAATTGATTTGGTATTATATGTTTTCGGTTCCTTAGGATTTGAAAACTTTACCGCTCAAATTTCATTACGCGATCAAGAAAATAGAGACAAGTACATTGGTTCTGACGAAAATTGGGAAAAAGCCGAAAATGCTATTATCAATGCTGCTAGAGACAAAGGATTGAATACCGTTGTTGAATATGGCGAAGCTGCTTTCTATGGTCCAAAGCTGGATTTCATGGTAAAAGATGCTTTAGGAAGACAATGGCAATTAGGAACTATTCAAGTCGATTACAACTTGCCAGAGCGTTTTGATTTGACCTACAAAGGATCTGATGATCAATTACATAGACCGGTAATGATTCACCGTGCACCATTTGGTTCAATGGAACGTTTTATTGCTATTTTATTAGAGCATACTGCCGGTAATTTCCCATTGTGGTTAATGCCTGAGCAAGCTATTATCTTGTCATTGAGCGAGAAATATGAAATATATGCCAAAAAAGTTTTAGATTTGCTAGAAAATCACGAAATTCGCGCCCTAATTGACAATCGAAACGAAACAATCGGCAAGAAAATTAGAGATGCTGAAATGCAAAAAACGCCTTTCATGCTGATTGTAGGTGAAGAAGAAGAAAAAAACGGTACAATTTCAATTCGACGTCACGGTCAAGAAGGAAAAGGAAACATAACAGTTACCATAGAGGAATTTGCCGCTATTGTTACTGAAGAGATCAACAAAACATTAAAAGTATTTACAGTTTAA
- the rplT gene encoding 50S ribosomal protein L20 — protein sequence MPRSVNSVAKRARRKKIMKQAKGFFGRRKNVWTVAKNAVEKAMCYAYRDRKVNKRNFRALWIQRINAGARLEGMSYSQFMGKVKANNIELNRKVLADLAMNHPEAFKAILNKVK from the coding sequence ATGCCAAGATCGGTAAATTCAGTTGCTAAAAGAGCAAGAAGAAAAAAAATAATGAAGCAAGCCAAAGGTTTCTTTGGTAGACGTAAAAACGTTTGGACAGTTGCTAAGAACGCGGTAGAGAAAGCAATGTGCTACGCTTACCGTGACAGAAAAGTGAATAAAAGAAATTTCCGTGCTTTATGGATTCAACGTATCAACGCTGGAGCTCGTTTAGAAGGAATGTCTTATTCTCAATTCATGGGTAAAGTAAAAGCTAACAATATCGAATTGAACCGTAAGGTTCTTGCTGATTTAGCGATGAACCACCCAGAAGCATTCAAAGCAATACTTAATAAAGTAAAATAA
- the infC gene encoding translation initiation factor IF-3, protein MAIRSNRGYQPRVEKKDAHRINNFIRVPEVRLVGENIEPGVFKTADALKLADEFELDLVEISPNAEPPVCKIMDYKKFVYEQKKREKVLKAKSTQVVIKEIRFGPQTDEHDYEFKRKNAEKFLKEGSKLKAFVFFKGRSIIYKDQGQILLLRLATDLEEFGKVEAMPVLEGKRMIMFIAPKKKK, encoded by the coding sequence ATAGCAATAAGAAGCAACAGAGGTTACCAACCTCGAGTAGAAAAGAAAGATGCACACCGAATTAATAATTTTATTCGTGTACCAGAAGTACGTCTTGTAGGTGAAAATATTGAGCCTGGAGTTTTTAAAACTGCAGATGCTTTGAAATTAGCTGACGAATTTGAATTGGATTTGGTTGAAATTTCACCAAATGCAGAACCACCCGTTTGTAAAATCATGGACTACAAAAAGTTTGTCTATGAGCAAAAGAAACGTGAAAAGGTTTTGAAAGCTAAATCAACACAAGTGGTGATTAAAGAAATTCGTTTTGGTCCTCAAACAGATGAGCACGATTACGAGTTTAAAAGAAAGAACGCTGAAAAATTCTTGAAAGAAGGATCTAAATTGAAAGCTTTTGTTTTCTTTAAAGGGCGTTCAATCATTTATAAAGATCAAGGTCAAATCTTATTATTGCGTTTGGCAACTGATTTAGAAGAATTTGGTAAAGTTGAAGCGATGCCAGTTCTTGAAGGAAAGAGAATGATTATGTTCATTGCTCCTAAGAAAAAGAAATAA
- a CDS encoding quinone-dependent dihydroorotate dehydrogenase produces MYKLLIRPILFCFDPEKVHYFTFSLIRIISKIPGFSGLFRALYEVNDRRLETEVFGLKFKNPVGLAAGFDKNAVLYKELSDFGFGFIEIGTITPKAQDGNPKKRLFRLKEDSAIINRMGFNNGGVEEAVLRLKKNNGVLIGGNIGKNKVTPNEEATSDYEICFEALFDYVDYFVVNVSSPNTPNLRALQDKEPLTELLQTLQNKNWAKPKQKPILLKIAPDLTDEQLLDIIDIVNETKIAGVIATNTTLSRDGLVSENKIETGGLSGKPLEKRSTEVIRFLAEKSNQSFPIIGVGGIHSAEDALEKLAAGASLVQLYTGFIYEGPALVKAINKAVLRNK; encoded by the coding sequence ATGTACAAGCTATTAATTCGTCCGATACTTTTTTGTTTTGACCCTGAAAAAGTGCACTATTTTACCTTTTCATTGATTCGTATCATTTCTAAAATACCTGGTTTTTCAGGACTTTTTCGTGCCTTATACGAAGTGAATGATCGACGTTTAGAAACCGAAGTTTTCGGATTGAAATTTAAAAACCCAGTAGGTTTAGCTGCCGGTTTTGATAAGAATGCGGTTTTGTATAAAGAGTTGTCCGACTTCGGTTTTGGCTTTATCGAAATTGGTACGATTACGCCAAAAGCACAGGATGGAAATCCAAAAAAACGTTTGTTCCGTTTGAAGGAAGATAGCGCGATTATTAACCGAATGGGTTTTAATAACGGCGGAGTGGAAGAAGCAGTGTTGCGTTTGAAAAAAAATAATGGAGTCTTGATTGGTGGAAATATTGGAAAAAACAAAGTAACACCTAACGAAGAAGCGACTTCTGATTATGAAATTTGTTTTGAGGCGTTGTTTGATTATGTAGATTATTTTGTGGTCAATGTGAGTTCGCCAAACACCCCTAATTTACGTGCTTTACAAGATAAAGAGCCGTTAACCGAATTGTTGCAAACCTTGCAAAATAAAAATTGGGCTAAGCCAAAACAGAAACCTATTTTATTAAAAATCGCACCGGATTTAACAGATGAACAATTGTTGGATATTATCGATATTGTCAACGAAACCAAAATTGCAGGAGTGATTGCCACTAATACAACTTTGTCACGTGATGGATTGGTTTCTGAAAATAAAATTGAGACAGGTGGCTTGTCTGGAAAACCTTTGGAAAAACGATCAACAGAAGTTATTCGATTTTTAGCTGAAAAAAGTAATCAATCGTTTCCAATTATTGGAGTAGGAGGTATTCATTCGGCCGAAGATGCTCTCGAAAAGCTAGCAGCAGGAGCTAGTTTGGTGCAATTATACACAGGATTTATTTACGAAGGTCCAGCCTTGGTCAAAGCAATTAACAAAGCAGTTTTAAGAAATAAATAG
- a CDS encoding endonuclease/exonuclease/phosphatase family protein: MKKIFLFVFLLLSFIGFCQIKLVSWNVENLGKSKSNEEIAFMANLLNQYDLVALQEVVAGNGGAQAVARLADALNRKGSHWDYTISDPTSSSPSKTERYAFLWKTASVKIIGKAWLEKIYATQIEREPYLCTFEYGNKQFTAISFHAITKSKQPEREIKYFQFFPTTYPKSNLIIMGDFNCPQSHSVFNPLRKMGFASALVNQKTSLKRSIKNGQYLASEFDNIFFLKSNIKKLSSGVVLFYQNFPSLRHARTISDHCPIWMEFSLN, from the coding sequence ATGAAAAAAATATTCCTTTTTGTATTCCTACTTCTTTCTTTCATTGGCTTTTGCCAAATTAAATTAGTTTCTTGGAATGTCGAAAATTTAGGCAAATCCAAGTCTAATGAAGAAATAGCCTTTATGGCAAATCTACTAAACCAATATGATTTAGTCGCCTTACAAGAAGTTGTAGCGGGTAATGGAGGCGCTCAGGCAGTTGCCCGACTTGCAGATGCACTTAATAGAAAAGGAAGTCATTGGGATTATACCATCAGTGATCCCACTTCAAGTTCACCCAGTAAAACAGAACGCTATGCCTTTCTTTGGAAAACAGCATCTGTCAAAATAATTGGAAAAGCCTGGCTTGAAAAAATATATGCAACCCAAATAGAGCGCGAACCTTACTTATGTACTTTTGAGTATGGCAATAAACAATTCACCGCCATTTCCTTTCATGCGATTACCAAAAGTAAGCAACCTGAAAGAGAGATTAAATACTTTCAATTCTTCCCAACAACATATCCAAAATCCAATTTGATCATTATGGGTGATTTCAATTGTCCGCAATCGCATTCTGTTTTTAATCCATTGCGAAAAATGGGATTTGCATCAGCATTGGTCAACCAAAAAACCTCTTTGAAACGCAGTATAAAAAACGGCCAATATCTTGCCTCTGAATTTGACAATATCTTTTTCCTAAAATCAAATATTAAGAAATTAAGTTCAGGTGTCGTTTTGTTTTACCAAAACTTTCCTTCTCTGCGACATGCCAGAACCATTTCAGACCACTGCCCTATTTGGATGGAATTTAGTTTGAATTAA